The sequence AGTCCTTAACCGAAAGCTTCCTTGTTATCGAAAGACCTCTCAGAATAAGTTCTTCAGCTTCATCGAGACGTCCCAGTGTGGTATATATCCCGCCGATACAACCGCATATGCGAGCGATTCCTCTTCTGTTGTCTATCTCCTCATACAGTTCAAGGCTTCTGATGAAACACCTGAGAGCTGATTCGTTATCATCCAGATTCTTGTGCAGACTTCCCAGATTGGCCAGAGTACTTGCGGTACCTTTTTTGTCACCCAGATCTTCCCTGATCTCAAGGGCTTTCTGGAAGTATTCCTGAGCCCTGTCAAGCTCTTCTTTTTCTCCATGTACAGTACCGATGTTGTGGTAGAGGTATGACAGTTTCATGCGGTCACCGGATTCTTCCCATATCGAACGCGCATATTCATAAGATGACTGCGCCAGGTCAAGGCGATGAAGACCGCTGTAACATGCGCCTATATTAAGGTAGCAAAGGGCAAGATCATCTTTGCTGGCGCCACATTCCTGTTCCCGCCTGAGAGACTCGTGGTAGTGTTCAAGAGCCTTGTCAATCATTCCCTGAGACCTGTAAGTGGAAGCCATAGTACCGTGGACAGTTGCCATCCCGTCCTTGTCTCCCAGTTCCTTATAGATCTCCATGGACTTCCGGCAATACGACATCGCCTCAGCGAAGTTTCCCTCTTCAAGATTGATTGTTCCAAGCATTCTGCAGCTTTTAGCCTGCTCGATAAAAAGCT comes from Candidatus Aegiribacteria sp. and encodes:
- a CDS encoding tetratricopeptide repeat protein yields the protein MPNKEILALEKELESLRLEPPGSELAVVLNNLAYACLHSDPLRAEAYAQEAGDLAEKQELFIEQAKSCRMLGTINLEEGNFAEAMSYCRKSMEIYKELGDKDGMATVHGTMASTYRSQGMIDKALEHYHESLRREQECGASKDDLALCYLNIGACYSGLHRLDLAQSSYEYARSIWEESGDRMKLSYLYHNIGTVHGEKEELDRAQEYFQKALEIREDLGDKKGTASTLANLGSLHKNLDDNESALRCFIRSLELYEEIDNRRGIARICGCIGGIYTTLGRLDEAEELILRGLSITRKLSVKDWEILCLEKITNLYEAKGDLQKALQYFRELKTCVEEHLNEKSMEKIAGLQVQFETEKKEKEAEIYRLKNVELSRMNDELRDALAHVKTLQGLLPICSNCKKVRDDDGYWKQIESYVSDHSDAKFSHGICPECMVKLYGKDFAREQ